A genomic region of Criblamydia sequanensis CRIB-18 contains the following coding sequences:
- the dtd gene encoding D-aminoacyl-tRNA deacylase has protein sequence MKVLVQRVLEASVIVDNKIVSKIDRGLLLFLGIRKEDRIETTKWLAEKVSHLRIFSDENGKMNRSLKEVNGKALVVSQFTLYGNCLNGRRPDFIQAMGGPLAKGIYEQFLLELRKKEIPTEAGLFGADMKIFLINDGPVTLLIEKD, from the coding sequence ATGAAAGTTTTAGTTCAACGAGTTCTTGAAGCTTCTGTCATTGTAGATAATAAAATTGTCTCAAAAATAGATAGAGGCCTTCTTTTATTTTTGGGCATTCGTAAGGAAGATCGAATTGAAACGACTAAGTGGCTTGCTGAAAAGGTAAGCCATTTAAGAATTTTTTCAGATGAAAATGGAAAGATGAATCGCTCCTTAAAAGAAGTAAATGGAAAAGCTTTGGTGGTCAGTCAATTTACGTTATATGGTAATTGTCTAAATGGAAGAAGGCCAGACTTTATTCAAGCTATGGGAGGACCTCTTGCTAAAGGGATCTATGAACAATTTTTATTAGAATTAAGGAAAAAAGAGATCCCTACAGAAGCTGGGCTTTTTGGTGCGGATATGAAAATTTTTCTTATTAATGATGGCCCCGTTACTTTATTAATTGAAAAAGATTAA
- a CDS encoding RluA family pseudouridine synthase → MSQISNESFSEDDEEEEEIFIISKENANIRLDRVLHDHYKDLHSRTYFQYLFQNQCIQVNGKAVKKQFKPKVQDRVSITFLSLEPSDLIPENIPLKIIYEDKDILVLDKPRGMVVHPAPGNWTGTLVNAILYHVTGMQEAFKDEEKRPGIVHRLDKDTSGVIIAAKNLAAHKKLIHSFSERKVFKEYLGVCIGNPGRGIVNEPIGRDPKNRKQMCVAKTGGKEAITEFETLKTDGKFSLVRFVIKTGRTHQIRVHMQHRKTPLLGDTVYGDLKLNKKLGIEGQLLHASKLSLIHPSSLKPLTFTAAIPDDIEKMAHRILEKNN, encoded by the coding sequence ATGTCACAAATTTCAAATGAGTCTTTTAGCGAAGATGATGAAGAAGAGGAAGAGATTTTTATCATCTCTAAGGAAAACGCCAATATTAGGCTAGATAGAGTCCTTCATGACCATTATAAAGATCTTCACTCTAGAACCTACTTTCAGTACCTCTTTCAAAATCAATGCATACAAGTTAACGGGAAGGCTGTTAAGAAACAATTTAAACCCAAAGTTCAAGATCGTGTTTCAATCACTTTCCTATCTCTTGAGCCAAGTGATTTAATTCCTGAAAATATTCCTTTGAAAATCATTTATGAAGACAAGGATATTCTTGTTTTAGATAAACCTAGGGGAATGGTTGTTCATCCAGCCCCGGGTAATTGGACAGGAACTCTTGTAAATGCGATTTTATATCACGTCACAGGCATGCAAGAGGCTTTTAAAGATGAAGAGAAAAGACCAGGTATTGTCCACCGGCTTGATAAGGATACTTCAGGGGTCATTATTGCAGCCAAAAATCTTGCAGCGCACAAAAAATTGATTCATTCTTTTTCCGAGCGGAAAGTTTTTAAAGAGTATTTAGGGGTCTGTATTGGGAATCCGGGAAGAGGAATAGTCAATGAACCTATTGGCCGGGATCCCAAAAATCGAAAGCAAATGTGCGTTGCAAAAACAGGCGGCAAAGAAGCGATCACAGAATTTGAAACTTTAAAAACAGACGGAAAATTCAGTTTGGTTCGCTTTGTTATAAAAACAGGAAGAACACATCAAATAAGAGTTCACATGCAGCATAGAAAGACCCCTCTTTTAGGAGACACGGTTTATGGAGATCTAAAGCTGAATAAAAAATTGGGCATCGAAGGACAGCTTTTACATGCCTCCAAGCTATCTTTAATCCATCCGAGTTCTTTAAAACCATTAACTTTCACTGCCGCAATTCCGGATGATATTGAAAAAATGGCACATAGGATTTTAGAAAAAAATAATTAG
- the ndk gene encoding nucleoside-diphosphate kinase, whose product MERTLSIIKPDAVGKNHIGDIIQRFEKNGLKVISAKMMHLSKSQAEKFYEVHKARPFFKDLVSFMTTGPVFVMVLEGNNAVQVNRDLMGATDPSKAEKGTIRADFAKTIDENAVHGSDSLENAKKEIEFFFSGNEICERTR is encoded by the coding sequence ATGGAAAGAACTTTATCCATTATTAAGCCGGATGCCGTTGGAAAAAATCATATCGGAGACATTATTCAACGTTTTGAAAAAAACGGGCTGAAGGTTATCTCTGCAAAAATGATGCATCTTTCAAAAAGCCAAGCTGAAAAATTTTATGAAGTTCATAAAGCGCGTCCTTTTTTTAAGGATTTAGTAAGCTTTATGACTACAGGCCCTGTTTTTGTCATGGTTTTAGAAGGCAATAACGCTGTACAAGTAAACCGAGATCTTATGGGTGCAACCGATCCGTCTAAAGCTGAAAAAGGAACCATCCGCGCTGATTTTGCAAAAACTATCGATGAAAATGCCGTTCACGGTTCCGATAGTTTAGAAAACGCCAAAAAAGAAATTGAATTTTTCTTTAGCGGCAACGAAATTTGCGAGCGGACTAGATAG
- the pheT gene encoding phenylalanine--tRNA ligase subunit beta → MKIPFSWLKDFIDLDLSPQDIAKHLTMAGLEVEAIETHDPSFDGVVVGYVEEVVPHPNADKLRIATVSNGKESVQVVCGAPNCRKGMKTAFAEIGASILLDNDEKLKIKKTKIRGVESNGMLASGKELRISDDTDGILDLSDEFKVGEDLKKHFTEVVFEIALTPNLNYASSVFGVARELSSILGIPLKKVPLKFPVEETNVSEEAKVIVEAKKNAPRYMGRLVKDVKLGASPVWMQNRLSKAGFRPINNVVDITNYVLFERGHPLHAFDFDKISDKTLYVREAKENESLITLDGKERKLTGEDVVIADSNKVLAIAGVMGANNSEVGESTTSVFLEAAYFDPVAVRKTSKRQGLLTEASRRFERGADPNALEEALDRACFLLNSLAGGKVLKETLDISHKDFAPKIIRCGIPRVNEILGLQLSLSEVETLLRRLNFVTKAEGEALLVQVPTYRSDISQEIDLIEEVARLYGYENIRVSASMPKWRGSLKENAIGFDFERLIRKILLSQGLQEFLTCDLIGPKLKEIAEEALMPSEVEVSVLNPTSIEQSILRTSLMPGLLQVVKFNYDRQIFDIDGFEVGRIHFKDGASFREESMAAIVLMGKERPVEWEEKPVSVNFYDLKGVIENLFDTLGIKDAKFQNQKLKPFHDGRQASVFVGELKVGALGEVHPSILRKLNVSEPIYFAEFNLADLYRVSNLVPKIKEIPLYPTSERDWTLTLNDDVPFDYILHLITSVPSTLLESCQLVNVWKGSKLGAGLKNLTFRFVYRDRNKTLSQEEVDKEHTRICDAVRTGLVKKN, encoded by the coding sequence ATGAAAATTCCCTTCAGCTGGTTGAAAGATTTTATTGATTTGGACCTTTCCCCTCAAGATATAGCAAAACATCTAACGATGGCAGGTCTTGAAGTTGAGGCTATAGAAACTCACGATCCCTCCTTTGATGGAGTAGTCGTCGGGTATGTCGAAGAGGTGGTTCCCCACCCAAATGCCGACAAACTAAGAATTGCGACCGTTTCAAACGGCAAAGAAAGCGTGCAGGTTGTTTGCGGTGCGCCTAACTGTCGAAAAGGAATGAAGACTGCTTTTGCAGAGATTGGAGCGAGCATTCTTCTTGATAACGATGAGAAATTAAAAATAAAAAAAACCAAAATTCGAGGCGTTGAGTCTAATGGAATGTTAGCTTCCGGAAAGGAGCTTAGAATTTCAGACGATACCGATGGTATTTTAGATCTTTCAGACGAATTTAAAGTAGGCGAAGATTTAAAAAAACATTTTACAGAAGTGGTTTTTGAAATTGCTCTAACCCCAAATCTAAACTATGCTTCTTCTGTTTTCGGGGTGGCAAGAGAACTCTCATCCATTTTAGGCATTCCCTTAAAAAAGGTGCCTTTAAAATTTCCTGTGGAGGAAACTAATGTTTCCGAGGAAGCTAAAGTCATTGTTGAAGCTAAAAAAAATGCTCCCAGGTACATGGGACGACTTGTCAAAGACGTTAAGTTAGGAGCATCTCCCGTTTGGATGCAAAATCGGCTTTCAAAAGCAGGCTTTAGACCTATCAATAACGTCGTTGACATCACAAACTATGTTCTTTTTGAAAGAGGTCACCCTCTTCATGCGTTTGATTTTGATAAAATAAGCGATAAGACCCTTTATGTTAGAGAAGCAAAAGAAAATGAGAGCCTTATAACTCTAGATGGCAAGGAGCGTAAGTTAACAGGAGAAGATGTTGTCATAGCGGACTCAAATAAAGTTCTTGCGATTGCCGGGGTTATGGGAGCTAATAATTCCGAAGTAGGGGAGAGCACCACTTCAGTTTTTCTTGAAGCCGCTTACTTTGATCCGGTTGCTGTAAGAAAAACAAGTAAAAGGCAAGGTCTATTAACCGAGGCCTCAAGAAGATTTGAAAGAGGAGCTGACCCAAATGCGTTGGAAGAGGCTCTTGACAGGGCTTGCTTTTTGCTAAATAGTCTTGCAGGCGGAAAAGTCTTGAAAGAAACCCTCGATATCTCCCACAAAGATTTCGCTCCGAAAATTATTCGCTGCGGCATCCCGAGAGTTAATGAAATCTTAGGCCTGCAATTAAGCTTAAGCGAAGTTGAGACTTTATTGCGGCGCTTAAATTTTGTGACCAAAGCAGAGGGAGAAGCGCTTTTAGTGCAAGTTCCAACCTATAGGTCCGATATTTCCCAAGAAATTGATCTTATAGAGGAAGTCGCGAGGCTTTACGGGTATGAAAATATTCGAGTGAGCGCTTCCATGCCTAAATGGAGAGGGTCTTTAAAAGAAAATGCTATCGGTTTTGATTTTGAGAGATTGATCCGAAAAATTCTCTTGTCGCAAGGGCTTCAAGAATTTTTAACCTGTGATCTGATAGGCCCTAAACTTAAAGAGATTGCTGAAGAGGCGTTGATGCCCTCTGAGGTTGAGGTGTCGGTATTGAATCCTACCTCGATAGAACAATCGATTTTAAGGACCTCTTTAATGCCTGGGCTTTTACAAGTTGTAAAGTTCAACTATGATAGACAAATATTTGATATAGATGGCTTCGAGGTTGGCAGAATTCACTTTAAGGATGGGGCAAGCTTTCGTGAAGAGAGCATGGCAGCGATAGTCCTTATGGGGAAAGAGCGTCCCGTTGAATGGGAAGAAAAGCCGGTTTCAGTAAATTTTTATGATTTAAAAGGCGTTATTGAAAATCTGTTTGACACCCTTGGGATAAAAGACGCTAAATTTCAAAACCAAAAATTGAAACCCTTTCATGATGGCAGACAAGCTTCGGTTTTTGTCGGGGAGTTAAAAGTCGGGGCCCTTGGGGAAGTTCACCCTTCGATTTTAAGAAAATTGAATGTTTCCGAACCCATCTATTTCGCAGAATTCAATTTAGCAGATCTTTACCGGGTATCTAATTTGGTTCCTAAAATTAAAGAAATCCCTCTTTACCCTACTTCAGAAAGAGATTGGACCTTGACTTTAAATGATGATGTGCCTTTCGATTACATTCTGCATTTGATTACGAGTGTTCCGTCCACTCTCTTAGAAAGCTGTCAATTGGTAAACGTATGGAAAGGTTCAAAACTAGGTGCCGGTTTAAAGAATTTGACGTTTAGGTTTGTTTATCGGGACCGTAATAAAACACTTTCACAAGAGGAAGTGGATAAGGAACATACAAGAATTTGCGATGCTGTCCGTACAGGACTTGTTAAGAAAAATTAG
- a CDS encoding anthranilate synthase component II — translation MVDNLDSFTFNLIHYFEILGCEVQMVKAHTAKVSDCLNASPSWVVFSPGPGHPKDASFMLEVMQAFLGKVPLFGVCLGMQALNLLFGGKVVRARAPMHGKFSKIFHEGKGIFKNLPNGFKAIRYHSLMVDKTTIPNSLEITAWTEDGVIMGLRAKDYDFEGVQFHPESILTEQSFPLLSNFLRLKK, via the coding sequence ATGGTGGACAACTTAGACTCGTTCACCTTCAATCTTATTCATTATTTTGAAATTTTAGGGTGCGAGGTCCAAATGGTAAAAGCGCACACGGCTAAAGTTTCAGATTGTTTAAATGCATCTCCTTCCTGGGTTGTTTTCAGCCCAGGACCCGGTCATCCAAAAGATGCTTCATTTATGCTTGAGGTCATGCAAGCTTTTCTTGGTAAAGTTCCTCTTTTTGGAGTTTGTTTAGGCATGCAAGCTTTAAATTTATTATTCGGGGGGAAAGTGGTTCGGGCTAGAGCTCCCATGCATGGAAAATTCTCAAAAATATTTCATGAAGGAAAGGGCATTTTTAAAAACTTGCCTAATGGCTTTAAAGCTATTCGCTACCATTCCTTAATGGTAGATAAGACAACGATACCAAATTCCCTTGAAATCACCGCCTGGACAGAAGACGGAGTTATTATGGGCCTCAGAGCAAAAGATTACGATTTTGAAGGAGTTCAGTTCCATCCGGAGTCGATCCTAACAGAGCAAAGCTTTCCTCTTCTTTCAAACTTTTTAAGGTTGAAAAAATAA
- a CDS encoding glycosyltransferase domain-containing protein, producing MKNFTLFIFLLISSVIVSADESLPLHICTVASRPKPGLQQLLLSAEKFGLKVEVLGMGLPYKKNGQKLSYMKMYLENIPDTDLVLFVDAYDVIFLANENVIKDKFYSFNSPFVISAETNCFPFQELASAYPESPTLFKYLNSGTYMGYAGYIKFLLNEFIIEEDKSDQGQLTKLFLRREHEITLDYYSELFMTLHGIRGNQIKLEKDPKLVHCLLTGSTPSIIHGNGLGKKLYQHIFNTLFGKQ from the coding sequence TTGAAAAATTTCACCCTATTTATTTTTCTTTTAATAAGCTCTGTTATCGTTTCAGCGGATGAATCACTTCCTTTGCACATCTGTACAGTGGCCTCAAGACCAAAACCGGGCTTGCAGCAACTTCTTTTATCGGCAGAAAAATTTGGATTAAAGGTTGAAGTTTTAGGGATGGGTCTTCCTTATAAAAAAAACGGCCAAAAACTCTCTTACATGAAGATGTATTTGGAAAATATACCGGATACTGATCTCGTTCTTTTTGTAGATGCCTATGATGTTATTTTCCTAGCGAATGAAAATGTCATTAAGGATAAATTTTATTCTTTTAACTCGCCTTTTGTGATTTCAGCAGAAACCAATTGCTTCCCGTTTCAAGAACTTGCAAGCGCTTATCCTGAAAGCCCAACACTATTCAAATACCTCAATAGCGGGACTTATATGGGATATGCAGGCTATATAAAATTTTTACTGAATGAATTTATTATTGAAGAGGATAAATCCGATCAGGGGCAGTTGACTAAATTGTTTTTAAGAAGAGAGCATGAGATAACTTTAGATTATTACTCTGAACTTTTTATGACTTTGCATGGCATTAGGGGAAACCAAATAAAGCTTGAAAAAGACCCCAAACTAGTACACTGCTTGCTTACGGGATCAACTCCTTCGATTATTCACGGCAACGGCCTTGGAAAAAAACTCTATCAACATATTTTCAACACTCTCTTCGGTAAGCAGTAG
- a CDS encoding DUF1254 domain-containing protein, whose amino-acid sequence MAKSLLKIILALALIGIPAYLMMAQQTKSLHEINEEEAKKIAEEAYIYGYPLVTMDLTKKVMTNTLKSNGFKAPLGQFANAREYPNASFKDVTAPNADTLYSSAWIDLKKEPYVLHVPNEMGRYYLMPLLSAWTNVFEVPGTRTFGTDAADFVITGPNWTGPLPKGLKEFKSPTNLVWILGRTYSSGTPEDYKKVHALQDQYSLTPLSFYGKPYTPTDGILDPNIDMKTPVRDQVNQLTLEEFFNRLSSLMVDNPPSKMDAPILAAMAKIGLKPGEEFKLDKLNRNIADSLADTPKEAQKKIMEHEKSAGLKVNGWTFTLDTGTYGTDYLQRAFITAIGLGANLPKDAIYPEAKVDGSGKPLSGQNKYVLHFKKGETPPVNGFWSLTMYDKDYFFVDNPLNRYTLSPRNALQYNEDGSLDLYIQNAKPEKGKEANWLPAPQGPFVLMMRLYWPKDEILKGQWTPPPIQKLDITN is encoded by the coding sequence ATGGCAAAATCGCTTCTTAAAATTATATTGGCTCTCGCGTTAATCGGGATACCCGCTTATCTTATGATGGCTCAGCAAACCAAATCTCTTCATGAAATAAATGAAGAAGAAGCGAAAAAAATTGCAGAAGAAGCCTATATTTATGGCTACCCGCTTGTCACGATGGATTTGACTAAGAAAGTCATGACTAATACTCTAAAGTCAAATGGCTTTAAAGCGCCTCTAGGGCAATTTGCCAACGCTAGAGAGTACCCTAACGCCTCTTTTAAAGATGTGACAGCTCCAAATGCCGATACCCTTTACTCAAGCGCCTGGATCGATTTAAAAAAAGAGCCTTACGTTCTTCATGTCCCGAATGAAATGGGAAGATATTATTTGATGCCACTACTCAGCGCTTGGACAAACGTCTTTGAAGTGCCCGGCACAAGAACATTTGGCACGGATGCGGCAGATTTTGTAATTACCGGGCCCAATTGGACAGGCCCCCTGCCCAAGGGACTAAAAGAATTCAAATCGCCGACTAATTTAGTTTGGATACTCGGAAGGACTTATTCTTCAGGAACCCCTGAAGACTATAAAAAAGTGCATGCTCTTCAAGATCAATATAGTTTAACCCCTTTAAGCTTCTATGGTAAGCCTTATACTCCGACAGATGGGATTTTAGACCCAAATATTGATATGAAAACCCCGGTTAGAGATCAAGTTAATCAATTGACCCTTGAGGAGTTTTTTAATAGGCTCTCAAGCCTTATGGTGGATAACCCCCCTTCAAAAATGGATGCTCCCATTTTAGCTGCCATGGCCAAAATCGGCCTCAAACCCGGCGAAGAATTTAAACTCGATAAGCTTAATAGAAATATAGCTGACAGTTTAGCTGATACGCCAAAAGAAGCCCAAAAGAAAATCATGGAGCATGAAAAATCAGCCGGATTAAAAGTAAACGGCTGGACGTTTACTTTAGATACCGGAACCTATGGGACAGATTATCTACAAAGAGCTTTTATTACAGCTATAGGCCTTGGCGCCAATCTTCCAAAAGACGCCATTTACCCGGAAGCTAAAGTAGACGGCAGCGGCAAACCTCTCTCAGGGCAAAATAAATATGTCCTTCACTTTAAAAAAGGTGAAACCCCTCCGGTAAATGGCTTCTGGTCGCTAACTATGTATGATAAGGACTACTTTTTTGTCGACAATCCCTTAAACCGCTACACTTTAAGCCCAAGAAATGCCCTGCAATATAACGAGGATGGATCTTTAGATCTTTATATACAAAATGCAAAGCCTGAGAAGGGCAAGGAAGCGAATTGGCTCCCTGCCCCCCAAGGCCCTTTTGTATTAATGATGCGTCTATATTGGCCGAAAGATGAAATTTTGAAAGGGCAATGGACGCCTCCACCTATTCAAAAGTTAGATATAACTAACTGA
- a CDS encoding KH domain-containing protein translates to MKEFVAYIVKNLVDHPDKVKINEIGGTQTLIIELSVEKSDIGKIIGKKGKTINAIRTLLMSVASRNGIRVNLEILEDEEGEVHQE, encoded by the coding sequence ATGAAAGAATTTGTGGCTTATATTGTCAAAAACCTGGTTGACCACCCCGATAAGGTAAAAATCAATGAAATTGGTGGCACTCAAACCCTAATTATCGAGCTTTCCGTGGAAAAATCCGATATTGGTAAAATCATCGGTAAGAAGGGAAAGACGATTAACGCCATTCGAACACTTTTGATGTCTGTGGCTTCTAGAAACGGGATTAGAGTAAATCTTGAAATATTAGAAGATGAAGAAGGCGAAGTTCATCAAGAGTAA
- the folK gene encoding 2-amino-4-hydroxy-6-hydroxymethyldihydropteridine diphosphokinase, whose amino-acid sequence MAAQDVYLGLGGNIGDTKEIFRSVVNTLKGFSDCEWVGISKLYRTSPVSSIPQPHFLNAACHLRTTSNLEFFFERIESLEKAHGKIDKTKDEPRTIDIDLLFFGKEVRMDQKLSLPHPRWSERLFVLIPLFDLTPVIHFPLNDLKFDEINLLEKIRTFDNKQNECVLFDSFL is encoded by the coding sequence ATGGCAGCACAAGACGTTTATTTAGGTTTAGGCGGCAATATCGGTGATACAAAAGAAATTTTTAGATCTGTTGTAAACACCCTTAAAGGTTTTTCAGATTGCGAGTGGGTTGGGATTTCAAAACTATATAGAACAAGCCCCGTCAGCTCAATTCCGCAACCTCATTTTTTAAATGCAGCCTGCCACTTAAGAACAACTTCTAATTTAGAATTTTTTTTTGAAAGAATTGAAAGCCTTGAAAAAGCCCATGGTAAAATTGATAAAACAAAAGATGAGCCTCGGACGATAGATATTGATCTTTTATTTTTCGGAAAAGAGGTGCGAATGGATCAAAAGCTTTCTCTTCCCCATCCAAGATGGAGTGAAAGGCTTTTTGTTTTAATCCCTCTTTTTGATTTAACTCCTGTTATTCATTTCCCTCTAAATGACCTAAAGTTTGATGAAATTAATCTTTTGGAAAAGATCAGAACATTTGATAATAAGCAAAATGAGTGCGTCCTTTTTGATAGTTTTTTATAA
- the lptB gene encoding LPS export ABC transporter ATP-binding protein produces the protein MEEASLIRFEARDLIKLYGGKKVVDGLSLSVGKSEIVGLLGPNGAGKTTAFYMVMGLIRPDSGKVIFDNKEITRLPIHKRSKMGMGYLAQEPSIFRSLTVEENILCILQNLKMKSKERKQKLEELLAELHLEKLAKKKAATLSGGERRRLEITRALATNPTFLLLDEPFANVDPISVQEVKELIRLLSAKGISILITDHNAREIFSIVHRSYIVREGKVLLSGTPQDLMESETARKHYLGESFCL, from the coding sequence ATGGAGGAGGCTTCGCTTATTCGTTTTGAAGCAAGAGACCTGATTAAGCTATACGGGGGAAAAAAGGTAGTCGACGGGCTTTCTTTGTCTGTTGGAAAGAGCGAAATTGTAGGCCTTCTCGGTCCGAATGGAGCCGGCAAAACAACTGCTTTTTACATGGTTATGGGCCTTATTAGACCGGATAGCGGCAAAGTAATATTCGATAATAAAGAAATCACAAGGCTTCCCATTCATAAAAGGTCTAAAATGGGCATGGGGTATTTAGCGCAAGAACCTTCCATATTTAGAAGCTTAACCGTAGAAGAAAATATTCTTTGCATCCTGCAAAACTTAAAAATGAAATCTAAAGAGAGAAAGCAAAAACTAGAAGAGCTTCTCGCTGAGCTTCATTTAGAAAAATTGGCTAAGAAAAAAGCGGCTACTTTATCCGGCGGTGAAAGAAGAAGGCTTGAAATTACAAGAGCGCTTGCGACAAACCCAACTTTTCTGCTTTTAGATGAGCCCTTTGCTAATGTCGACCCGATTTCTGTTCAAGAAGTAAAGGAGTTAATCAGACTTCTTTCAGCAAAAGGCATAAGTATTTTAATTACAGATCATAACGCTCGCGAAATTTTTTCAATAGTTCATCGAAGCTATATTGTGAGAGAAGGAAAAGTTCTGCTTTCCGGAACCCCCCAAGATTTGATGGAAAGTGAAACCGCAAGAAAGCATTATCTAGGAGAAAGCTTTTGTCTTTAA
- the kdsA gene encoding 3-deoxy-8-phosphooctulonate synthase, producing the protein MKNVAIADFEIGENKPLAFMVGPCVIEDERETMKAAEFLSSFFKAKKIPFIFKSSFDKANRSSIHSFRGPGLKKGLEILKKVKETFHVPVVTDIHESSQASPAGEVCDLLQIPAFLCRQTDLLVAAAQTGKPVSVKKGQFMSPMEMGNVVEKLRESGASEIILVDRGASFGYQNLVSDMRSFTIMKRFGVPVCFDATHSVQLPGGEGTKSGGQREFIPVLAKAAVAAGANCLFIEAHPNPKQAKSDSATQLSFDELEELVEDLIAIHAAINRKKKS; encoded by the coding sequence ATGAAAAATGTAGCTATAGCTGATTTTGAAATTGGGGAAAATAAGCCATTAGCTTTTATGGTCGGGCCTTGCGTAATAGAAGATGAAAGGGAAACCATGAAAGCAGCTGAGTTTTTAAGCTCTTTTTTTAAAGCCAAAAAAATTCCTTTCATATTCAAATCAAGCTTTGATAAAGCTAATCGATCTTCTATCCATTCCTTTAGAGGGCCCGGGTTAAAGAAAGGTCTTGAGATTCTAAAAAAGGTGAAAGAAACCTTTCATGTTCCCGTTGTAACAGATATTCACGAAAGTTCTCAAGCAAGTCCTGCGGGCGAGGTATGCGATCTCTTGCAAATTCCGGCTTTTCTTTGCAGACAAACCGACTTACTTGTTGCGGCAGCACAAACCGGTAAACCGGTCAGTGTCAAAAAAGGACAGTTTATGTCGCCTATGGAGATGGGCAATGTGGTTGAAAAATTAAGGGAAAGCGGTGCCAGTGAAATTATTTTGGTTGATAGGGGAGCCTCTTTTGGCTATCAAAATTTAGTAAGCGATATGCGCTCTTTTACCATTATGAAAAGGTTCGGTGTGCCTGTTTGTTTTGATGCCACGCACTCAGTGCAATTGCCGGGCGGTGAAGGCACGAAATCCGGGGGTCAGAGAGAATTCATTCCTGTCCTTGCAAAAGCCGCTGTTGCCGCAGGCGCTAATTGTCTTTTTATTGAAGCGCACCCAAATCCAAAGCAGGCTAAAAGCGATAGTGCCACACAACTATCTTTCGATGAGCTAGAGGAGCTTGTAGAGGATCTTATAGCCATCCACGCAGCCATTAATAGGAAAAAAAAGAGTTAA
- the ndk gene encoding nucleoside-diphosphate kinase, whose translation MLTAACSKETEKKSIAKNKEITLSIIKPDAVSRNVAGQILAKLENSGLRVSAIKMKKLTPKEAEEFYKVHEGKPFYKDLVAFMSSGPVIAIALEGDNAVAKNRTIMGATDPSKSQPGTIRRDFAESVTRNAVHGSDSVENAETELLFFFEPSELQERF comes from the coding sequence ATGCTTACAGCCGCATGCAGTAAAGAAACGGAAAAAAAATCGATCGCAAAAAATAAAGAAATCACTCTATCAATCATTAAGCCGGACGCTGTAAGCCGAAATGTGGCGGGGCAAATTTTAGCTAAGCTTGAAAATTCAGGCCTTAGAGTTTCTGCCATAAAAATGAAAAAACTGACACCGAAAGAAGCGGAAGAGTTTTATAAGGTTCATGAAGGAAAGCCTTTCTATAAAGACCTAGTCGCTTTTATGAGCTCAGGGCCTGTGATTGCAATCGCTTTAGAAGGCGATAATGCGGTTGCTAAAAATAGAACCATCATGGGCGCAACAGACCCTTCTAAATCCCAACCGGGAACGATCAGGCGTGATTTCGCTGAAAGTGTTACTCGAAATGCGGTTCATGGATCTGATAGTGTTGAAAATGCTGAAACCGAACTGCTATTTTTCTTCGAACCAAGCGAGTTGCAAGAGCGCTTCTAA